One genomic region from Desulfobacterales bacterium encodes:
- a CDS encoding formate--tetrahydrofolate ligase, with protein MAYNAVKMADWQISEEAEKNMPTPQEWGEKLGLEQDEILPMGRLAKLDFLKIIERLKSKKDGKYIEVTAITPTPLGEGKSTTSCGLMEGLGKRGVNVGGALRQPSGGPTMNVKGTAAGGGNSLLIPMTEFSLGLTGDINDIMNAHNLAMVALTARMQHERNYNDEQLKRLTGMRRLDVDPTRVEMGWIMDFCAQALRNIVIGLGGRQDGFTMQSKFGIAVGSECMAILSVAKDMADLKERLNNITVAFDKSGKPVTTGDLEVGNAMTAFMRNTINPTLMCTAEYNPCMVHAGPFANIAVGQSSIIADRVGLKLFDYHVTESGFAADIGFEKFWNVKCRFSGLKPHVSVLTTTIRALKMHGGGPKVVAGKAMPEEYTKENVALVEKGCENMVHMINVIRKSGINPVVCINCFHTDTDTEIAVVRKAAEAAGARCAKSTHWADGGDGALEFADAVIEACNDKNEFKFLYPMEMKLRDRVSMIAKEVYGADGVDWQSDAEAKAKMLESDPKYADFATMMVKSHLSLTHDPTLKGVPKGWRLPIRDVLIYSGAKFLCPCAGTISLMPGTSSNPAFRRIDVDAKTGKVSGLF; from the coding sequence ATGGCTTACAATGCAGTAAAAATGGCTGACTGGCAGATCTCCGAGGAAGCTGAAAAAAACATGCCGACGCCGCAGGAATGGGGTGAAAAGCTGGGGCTGGAACAGGATGAAATCCTGCCCATGGGGCGCCTGGCCAAACTGGATTTTTTAAAAATCATCGAACGGCTCAAAAGCAAAAAAGATGGAAAATACATTGAGGTAACCGCCATAACCCCGACACCGCTGGGTGAAGGCAAAAGCACGACTTCGTGCGGCCTGATGGAAGGCCTCGGCAAACGCGGCGTCAATGTGGGCGGCGCCCTGCGTCAACCCTCCGGAGGCCCCACCATGAATGTAAAGGGCACTGCAGCCGGCGGCGGCAACTCCCTGCTGATCCCCATGACGGAGTTCTCCCTGGGGCTCACCGGCGACATCAACGATATCATGAACGCCCATAACCTGGCCATGGTGGCCCTGACCGCCCGGATGCAGCATGAGCGCAACTACAATGACGAACAGCTGAAGCGCCTGACCGGCATGCGTCGGCTCGACGTCGATCCCACCCGCGTTGAAATGGGGTGGATCATGGACTTTTGCGCCCAGGCGCTTCGAAACATCGTCATCGGTCTGGGCGGCCGTCAGGACGGTTTTACCATGCAGTCCAAGTTCGGCATTGCCGTGGGGTCCGAGTGCATGGCCATCCTTTCGGTTGCCAAAGACATGGCCGATCTGAAAGAACGGCTGAACAACATCACCGTGGCCTTTGACAAAAGCGGCAAGCCCGTCACCACCGGGGATCTTGAGGTCGGCAACGCCATGACTGCCTTCATGCGCAACACCATCAACCCGACCCTGATGTGCACGGCCGAATACAATCCCTGTATGGTGCATGCCGGACCGTTTGCCAACATCGCCGTGGGTCAGTCCTCCATCATCGCCGACCGCGTCGGACTGAAGCTGTTCGATTATCACGTGACCGAATCCGGTTTTGCCGCCGACATCGGTTTTGAAAAATTCTGGAACGTGAAATGCCGCTTCAGCGGCCTCAAACCGCATGTATCGGTTCTGACCACCACCATCCGCGCCCTGAAGATGCATGGCGGCGGACCCAAGGTCGTCGCCGGAAAAGCCATGCCGGAAGAATACACCAAGGAAAATGTCGCACTGGTGGAAAAAGGCTGCGAAAACATGGTTCACATGATCAACGTCATCCGCAAGTCCGGCATCAACCCGGTGGTGTGCATCAACTGCTTCCATACCGATACGGACACTGAAATCGCTGTGGTTCGCAAGGCGGCCGAGGCTGCCGGCGCCCGCTGCGCCAAATCGACCCACTGGGCCGACGGCGGCGACGGCGCCCTGGAATTTGCCGATGCCGTCATCGAAGCCTGCAACGACAAAAATGAATTTAAATTCCTGTATCCCATGGAAATGAAGCTGCGCGACCGCGTGAGCATGATTGCCAAGGAAGTTTACGGGGCCGACGGCGTTGACTGGCAGTCGGACGCCGAAGCCAAGGCCAAGATGCTGGAAAGCGACCCCAAGTATGCCGATTTCGCCACCATGATGGTCAAGTCGCACCTGAGCCTCACCCATGATCCCACGCTCAAGGGCGTTCCCAAGGGCTGGCGTCTGCCCATCCGCGACGTGCTCATCTATTCCGGCGCCAAATTCCTGTGCCCCTGCGCCGGCACCATCAGCCTGATGCCCGGAACCAGCTCCAACCCGGCCTTCAGACGAATCGACGTGGATGCCAAGACCGGAAAGGTCAGCGGACTATTCTAA